Proteins from a genomic interval of Gadus macrocephalus chromosome 2, ASM3116895v1:
- the rpl23 gene encoding large ribosomal subunit protein uL14: MSKRGRGGSSGAKFRISLGLPVGAVINCADNTGAKNLYIISVKGIKGRLNRLPAAGVGDMVMATVKKGKPELRKKVHPAVVIRQRKSYRRKDGVFLYFEDNAGVIVNVKGEMKGSAITGPVAKECADLWPRIASNAGSIA; this comes from the exons ATGTCTAAGAGAG GACGTGGTGGGTCATCTGGAGCAAAGTTCCGCATCTCACTGGGTCTCCCAGTGGGTGCGGTTATTAACTGCGCTGACAACACAG GGGCCAAAAACCTGTACATCATCTCTGTGAAGGGCATCAAGGGTCGTCTGAACAGGCTGCCCGCTGCTGGAGTGGGTGACATGGTGATGGCAACAGTGAAGAAAGGCAAGCCAGAACTCAGAAAAAAGG TGCATCCTGCGGTGGTGATACGGCAGCGGAAGTCGTATCGACGAAAAGACGGCGTCTTCCTTTACTTTGAAGACAATGCGGGGGTCATAGTAAACGTCAAAGGAGAAATGAAAG GTTCTGCCATCACAGGTCCTGTGGCCAAGGAATGCGCGGATCTGTGGCCGAGGATCGCATCCAACGCTGGAAGCATAGCCTGA